One window of the Pristiophorus japonicus isolate sPriJap1 chromosome 23, sPriJap1.hap1, whole genome shotgun sequence genome contains the following:
- the LOC139235623 gene encoding zinc finger protein 229-like: MEKPCKCGDCGKRFNYPSLLEIHRRCHTGERPFTCSECGKGFTQSSHLLTHQRVHTGERPFNCSVCGKGFARLSNMLTHQWIHTGERPFTCSLCGKGFTQSSTLLTHQRVHTGERPFSCSMCGKGFTSSANMLTHQRLHSGERPFSCSVCGKRFTQLSHYLTHQRIHTGERPFTCSVCGKGFISSSNLLTHQRVHTGERPFTCSECGKGFTQLTHLLTHQHIHTGERPFACSTCGKGFTVSTSLLTHRRLHSNKQPFQSSDCGKSFNGTKDLLTHTCTHTEERPFTCSVCGKGFIHSAHLLRHQRVHTGERPFTCSVCGKGFTQSSNLTAHQLVHSDKRPFKNSDCAKSSKRSNDVTRCQRTHTGKRSFPCSDFRKGFTPSSSLLAHQRGHK, encoded by the coding sequence atggagaaaccgtgtaaatgtggggactgtgggaagagattcaattacccgtcccTGCTAGAAATTCATCGTcgctgtcacactggggagaggccgttcacctgctcagagtgcgggaagggattcactcagtcatcccacctgttgacacaccagcgagttcacactggggagaggccgttcaactgctctgtgtgtgggaagggattcgctcggctgtccaatatgctgacacaccagtggattcacaccggggagaggccgttcacctgctccttgtgtgggaagggattcactcagtcatccaccctgctgacacaccagcgagttcacaccggggagaggcctttCAGTTGCTCCATGTGTGGCAAGGGATTCACCAGTTCAGCCAACATGCTGACACACCAGCGTCTGCAcagtggagagaggccgttcagctgctcagtGTGTGGCAAGagatttactcagttatcccactaTCTGACCCaccagcgcattcacactggggagagaccgttcacctgctctgtgtgtgggaagggattcatcagttcatccaacctgctgacacaccagcgagttcacaccggggagagaccgttcacctgctccgagtgtgggaagggattcactcagttaacccaccttctgacacaccagcacattcacactggggagcgGCCGTTTGCTTGCTCcacgtgtgggaaaggattcactgttTCAACCAGTCTTCTGACACACCGGCGACTTCACAGCAATAAGCAACCGTTTCAATCTTCGGACTGCGGGAAGAGCTTTAACGGCACAAAGgatctgctgacacacacatgcactcacaccgaggagaggccattcacatgctccgtgtgtgggaagggattcattcactcAGCTCACCTTCTCAGACACCAAcgcgttcacaccggggagaggccgttcacctgctccgtgtgtgggaagggattcacgcagtcgTCCAACCTCACTGCTCACCAACTTGTTCACTCTGATAAGAGACCTTTTAAAAATTCTGACTGTGCGAAGAGCTCTAAAAGAAGTAATGATGTGACAAGatgccaacgcactcacactgggaagAGGTCGTTCCCCTGCTCCGACTTTAGGAAGGGATTCACCCCATCATCTAGCCTGCTGGCTCACCAGCGaggtcacaagtga